The following coding sequences are from one Drosophila gunungcola strain Sukarami chromosome 3L unlocalized genomic scaffold, Dgunungcola_SK_2 000014F, whole genome shotgun sequence window:
- the LOC128259933 gene encoding tuberin isoform X1, translating to MSSKDKSKFKLFLKSLPAGYVGERTLRPEFERELRPEQPVAQRCRTLKELGDMQLHNFNLDETAITILFNLTSDLIVPNKPAETRQIALSFYKRLIHTQYKNLTIMREKFFLVIQNHEAREDLRHLLELLDTLTDNGKDITNFEEKIGKFMLLWIPAITEANLLSPYLDMLVNLIKFNAAHLDKDILVGIVQNACDLSCSVTVNEIGLQCLTILEMVIGYTIFPSEPLPQCITTLCRTVNYAPYCPSSFKIMKNLLGTQLGYHSMKMMCSILNDPALYDDAHLLRGAVFHLNMNIFGSNIIFQVSPMTYATNVLTAFLRALDSRQVIVTFEVILSVRMVINKRQLSEIIWDRICDIMSSIVSNIEYYEATNINKDRLHHLQINFHENIDCIEKLLQTDRSQILGNVERIYDLIERVADRRPEASVLALIEYRSRRVTATRPEWLQVLAQFVRRYYRMSNVSVRIKTIEALVRIMDQNRACYEEEILSRVVLVHLSQIHQEPSVQVRVAVARALSNFATHCDTKRCMDILDILEALINRPFEHTRHGSSGDASFTDVAVGLVSNESEIADIIAAVDGLVKVFAIKLHRLPAVHALKIFNILMDHLELHYDRPKIFEHTSVVRHKIFAWLLKARANGSFHIGYPEGSNEVVKFSHYLGIDSPLLPQPHTTAISIRRMCKLIVRCLEHDTDYQVFQLVIRELPKVLQNKALVQGNDIEELANSLLKINLVSNNKFKRPSDEFHALVLPAVASLVIYHESLQPQQHYGIITALNSRVLTGIASVCINTMTILILEMPEALMRKLPDVLLQMSKMSDTNALATPVLEFLSLLIHLSKHLFANFTLMHNMYVFAITLPYTKPHRYDHYTVSLAHHVIAGWFLKCKLELRKNCVSYIKSVSIRNPLITRHGLTESVQFQSIQSNAKMLSSDIVNLNSLNEDSSNRKRSTSLTERGSRNNANAWNDLEMRPQMNNGLRNFHDELAETCFDFLARHTYSPCPSMPKRLPAAEFLLKDGVSQTWLVGHNLVTITTSGCPSAPTRSGLCERCAQLGKAPSISLNSKSLSDAAAPLSPERERRYTKVSLQHSSGNDSAGSTELTSSSSSNSAATGGHPHRQISNSSTASLDALSRRGSNPEALGSGLGEGPHTGSNTSLLGNSLSQSSVSMSPSSGSVVQQPVCVRACTGWAEILIRRPTGNISWITRIQNPITNDCFGQDLPFNNVVSLFLPTAHGGVFGPDNAIQVPPHPLADPEPEPEASANPAAAPQASALRSRMVAKARALQRQEEIHSVGGGNGNGNGNGNGNGNGSGNGGGNGNGIATSSGAAAAIPIPRVSAGKRGKEAALCGSVSDGEADDDSLAFEDAQSRARNPVRRVNSSPEMSSSWRQSFLTNKPMPLSQEPVKATAEEPQSMLTLKKKSVQYSTKDMRVSCEAIPEEIAGSTPPSQPAVLALHPEGGTLPPKQHSADDVSSHVTGCGTLQAAGSTLKLGKPPLSPGQPPLLATGRMTSFGGTSVPQPGALAKSSSSGSNGASVGVITSDYDNGNNGNGDMMRGRSKTISVVREVNNGNARPPPASSFRNFGPAKPPINAKLCMNPSFMFLQLYSTGQLGVTDEPLKVGPENNSAVTLIDLVPPFETHKIGVLYVGQGQCNNEVEILRNSHGSARYVEFLRNIGTLVSLKEAEQNNLFIMLDRNGADGKFAYIWKDDILQVTFHVATLMPTNLQDDPNCNEKKSHIGNDFVKIIYNESGEEYNLNTISGQFNYACVIVEPLELNSNRVYVKARSEISKFVCHAEHRIVSDRSAPLLARQMALHANLASLVYQSVQKKHPYASNWLERLRKLKRLRSKLLEGLNSQQKSGSASSGIGINASAIGSDMEDQRGDFIKFT from the exons ATGAGCTCCAAGGACAAGTCCAAGTTCAAGCTCTTCCTCAAATCGCTGCCGGCAG GTTACGTGGGCGAGCGGACCTTGCGGCCGGAGTTCGAGAGGGAATTGCGGCCGGAGCAGCCGGTGGCCCAGCGCTGCAGGACGCTTAAGGAGCTGGGCGACATGCAGCTGCACAACTTCAATCTGGACGAG ACCGCCATCACCATTCTGTTCAATCTCACCAGCGATCTCATCGTGCCCAACAAGCCGGCCGAAACGCGGCAGATCGCCCTGAGCTTCTATAAGCGGCTCATTCACACACAGTACAAGAACCTGACCATCATGCGGGAGAAGTTCTTCCTGGTCATCCAGAACCACGAGGCACGCGAGGATCTGCGCCACCTGCTCGAGCTGCTCGACACACTCACCGACAACGGGAAGGACATCACCAACTTCGAGGAGAAA ATTGGCAAGTTTATGCTGCTCTGGATCCCAGCTATCACGGAGGCCAATCTGCTCAGCCCCTATCTTGACATGCTGGTCAACCTGATCAAGTTCAATGCCGCCCATCTGGACAAGGACATCTTGGTCGGCATCGTGCA GAACGCCTGCGACCTGAGCTGCAGCGTCACCGTCAACGAAATCGGACTGCAGTGCCTGACAATTCTCGAGATGGTCATCGGGTACACCATCTTCCCCAGCGAGCCGCTGCCGCAGTGCATCACCACCCTGTGCCGGACTGTTAATTATGCCCCCTATTGCCCGTCCTCGTTCAAG ATAATGAAGAACCTGTTGGGCACCCAGCTGGGTTACCATTCCATGAAGATGATGTGCAGCATCCTCAATGACCCGGCTCTCTACGATGACGCGCACCTGTTGCGTGGCGCTGTGTTCCACCTGAACATGAACATCTTCGGATCCAACATTATATTCCAGGTTTCACCCATGACCTATGCAACGAATGTGCTGACAGCCTTCCTGCGG GCACTGGACAGTCGTCAGGTGATCGTTACCTTCGAGGTGATACTCAGCGTTCGCATGGTGATCAACAAGCGGCAGCTTTCGGAGATCATTTGGGACCGCATCTGCGACATAATGTCCTCCATCGTTAGCAACATCGAGTACTACGAGGCGACGAACATAAACAAGGATCGCCTGCACCACCTGCAGATCAATTTCCACGAGAACATCGACTGCATCGAGAAGCTGCTGCAGACGGACAGGTCCCAGATTCTGGGCAATGTCGAGCGTATCTACGATCTCATCGAGCGAGTGGCGGATCGTCGGCCGGAGGCCTCCGTGCTCGCCCTCATCGAGTACCGATCCCGCCGAGTGACGGCCACGCGGCCCGAGTGGCTCCAGGTCCTGGCCCAGTTCGTCCGTCGCTACTACCGCATGTCCAATGTGAGCGTGCGCATCAAGACGATTGAGGCCCTGGTGCGAATCATGGATCAGAATCGCGCCTGCTACGAGGAGGAGATCCTGAGCCGCGTAGTGCTCGTGCACCTGTCGCAGATCCACCAGGAGCCAAGTGTCCAGGTGCGCGTGGCAGTGGCCCGTGCCCTGTCCAACTTTGCCACCCACTGCGATACGAAGCGCTGCATGGACATACTGGACATACTGGAGGCGCTCATCAATCGTCCCTTCGAGCACACCCGCCATGGATCGTCTGGCGACGCCTCTTTTACCGATGTGGCAGTGGGCCTGGTCAGCAATGAGTCGGAGATCGCGGACATCATTGCCGCCGTTGATGGACTGGTCAAGGTGTTCGCCATCAAGTTGCACCGCCTGCCAGCGGTGCATGCCcttaaaatattcaacatTCTGATGGATCACCTGGAACTGCACTACGACCGACCCAAGATTTTCGAGCACACCAGCGTTGTGCGCCATAAA ATATTTGCCTGGTTGCTGAAGGCCAGAGCTAATGGCTCGTTCCATATCGGCTATCCGGAGGGCAGCAACGAGGTGGTCAAGTTCAGCCACTATCTGGGCATTGATTCACCGCTGCTGCCGCAGCCCCACACCACGGCGATCTCGATTCGGCGAATGTGCAAGCTGATCGTGCGGTGTTTGGAGCACGACACCGACTACCAGGTGTTCCAGCTGGTCATCAGGGAGCTGCCCAAGGTGCTGCAGAACAAGGCGCTCGTCCAGGGCAACGACATCGAGGAGCTGGCCAACTCGCTGCTCAAGATCAACTTGgtcagcaacaacaagttcAAGCGGCCCTCTGACGAGTTCCACGCCCTCGTGCTGCCGGCCGTCGCTTCGCTGGTCATCTACCACGAAAGCctgcagccgcagcagcactACGGCATTATCACGGCCCTGAACTCCAGGGTGCTCACTGGCATTGCCAGCGTCTGCATCAACACCATGACCATTCTGATTCTGGAGATGCCGGAGGCCTTGATGCGCAAGCTGCCGGACGTCCTGCTGCAGATGAGCAAGATGTCGGACACCAATGCGCTGGCCACTCCAGTCCTCGAATTTCTGTCGT TGCTTATCCATTTGTCCAAGCATCTGTTTGCAAACTTCACGTTGATGCACAACATGTACGTGTTTGCCATCACGCTTCCGTATACAAAACCGCATCGCTACGATCACTACACAGTTTCCCTGGCCCACCACGTCATCGCCGGATGGTTCCTCAAGTGTAAGCTGGAGCTGCGCAAGAACTGCGTGTCCTATATCAAGAGCGTAAGTATACGAAACCCACTTATTACTAGACATGGCCTAACTGAATCTGTACAATTCCAGTCGATTCAGTCGAATGCCAAGATGCTGTCCAGCGATATTGTCAACCTGAACTCCCTGAACGAGGACTCGTCCAACCGGAAAAGGAGCACCAGTCTCACGGAGCGCGGCAGTCGCAACAATGCCAATGCCTGGAACGACCTGGAGATGCGGCCGCAGATGAACAACGGCCTGCGGAACTTCCACGACGAGTTGGCAGAGACCTGCTTTGACTTCCTGGCCCGCCACACATACTCGCCCTGTCCGTCGATGCCCAAACG TCTTCCTGCCGCGGAGTTTCTGCTAAAGGATGGCGTCTCGCAGACCTGGCTGGTGGGCCACAATCTGGTGACGATCACCACCTCCGGCTGCCCGTCGGCGCCCACGCGCAGCGGCCTCTGCGAGCGATGTGCCCAGCTGGGCAAGGCGCCCAGCATCAGCCTGAACTCGAAGAGCCTCAGCGATGCGGCTGCTCCACTCTCGCCGGAGCGGGAGAGGCGCTACACCAAGGTGAGCCTGCAGCACAGCAGTGGCAACGATTCGGCGGGCAGCACAGAGCtgacctcctcctcctcctcgaaCTCGGCGGCCACGGGCGGCCATCCGCACCGCCAGATCTCCAACAGCTCGACCGCCTCGCTGGACGCGTTGTCGCGCCGTGGCTCCAATCCCGAGGCATTGGGCAGTGGCCTGGGCGAGGGTCCGCACACCGGGAGCAACACCTCGCTGCTGGGCAACTCCTTGTCGCAGTCGTCCGTGAGCATGAGTCCGTCGTCGGGATCCGTGGTGCAGCAGCCGGTTTGCGTGCGCGCCTGCACTGGCTGGGCGGAGATCCTCATCCGCCGGCCCACGGGCAACATCTCGTGGATAACCCGGATTCAGAACCCCATCACCAACGATTGCTTTGGCCAGGACCTGCCGTTCAACAATGTGGTCTCCCTGTTTCTGCCCACTGCCCACGGCGGAGTGTTTGGTCCGGACAACGCCATCCAGGTGCCGCCACACCCTCTGGCCGATCCAGAACCCGAGCCGGAGGCTAGTGCCAATCCAGCTGCCGCGCCACAGGCCAGTGCTCTGCGCAGCCGGATGGTGGCCAAGGCTCGAGCCCTCCAGCGTCAGGAGGAGATTCACTCGGTTGGCGGAggcaatggaaatggaaatggaaacgggaatgggaatgggaatggcagCGGAAATGGCGGCGGAAATGGCAATGGAATTGCAACCAGCAGTGGAGCAGCCGCTGCCATACCCATTCCACGCGTTTCAGCCGGAAAGCGGGGCAAGGAGGCGGCTCTCTGCGGGAGCGTGAGTGATGGCGAGGCAGACGACGACTCGCTGGCCTTCGAGGATGCCCAGAGTCGGGCACGCAACCCCGTGCGCCGGGTGAACTCCAGCCCGGAGATGAGCTCCAGCTGGCGGCAGTCGTTCCTCACCAACAAGCCGATGCCGCTGTCCCAGGAGCCGGTGAAAGCCACCGCCGAGGAGCCGCAGTCGATGCTGACCCTGAAGAAGAAGAGTGTGCAGTACAGCACCAAGGACATGCGCGTGAGCTGCGAGGCCATTCCGGAGGAGATAGCCGGCTCCACGCCGCCCTCGCAGCCTGCTGTTTTGGCCCTGCATCCGGAAGGTGGCACCCTGCCGCCCAAACAGCACTCGGCGGACGATGTGAGCAGCCATGTGACTGGCTGCGGCACCCTGCAGGCAGCCGGATCCACCCTCAAGCTGGGCAAACCGCCGCTCTCGCCGGGGCAACCGCCCTTGCTGGCAACGGGCAGGATGACCAGCTTTGGCGGCACCTCTGTCCCGCAGCCCGGTGCACTGGCCAAGTCCAGCAGCAGCGGGAGTAATGGCGCCAGTGTGGGAGTGATCACCTCGGACTacgacaacggcaacaacggcaacggcgACATGATGCGCGGCCGCTCGAAAACCATTTCGGTGGTGCGGGAGGTGAACAACGGCAATGCACGTCCGCCGCCGGCCAGCAGTTTCCGGAACTTTGGGCCCGCCAAGCCGCCCATAAACGCCAAGCTGTGCATGAACCCCAGCTTCATGTTCCTGCAGCTCTACAGCACCGGCCAGCTGGGCGTGACAGATGAGCCGCTGAAGGTGGGACCGGAGAACAACAGCGCCGTCACCTTAATTGACCTGGTGCCGCCGTTCGAGACGCACAAGATCGGCGTTCTGTACGTGGGCCAGGGGCAGTGCAACAACGAGGTGGAGATCCTGCGCAATTCGCACGGCAGTGCTCGGTACGTGGAGTTCCTCCGCAATATCGGCACCCTGGTCAGCCTGAAGGAAGCGGAGCAGAACAACCTGTTCATCATGCTGGACAGGAACGGGGCCGATGGCAAGTTCGCCTATATCTGGAAGGACGACATACTGCAG GTAACCTTCCATGTGGCCACGCTGATGCCCACCAATCTGCAGGATGATCCCAACTGCAACGAGAAGAAGAGCCAC
- the LOC128259933 gene encoding tuberin isoform X2 gives MSSKDKSKFKLFLKSLPAGYVGERTLRPEFERELRPEQPVAQRCRTLKELGDMQLHNFNLDETAITILFNLTSDLIVPNKPAETRQIALSFYKRLIHTQYKNLTIMREKFFLVIQNHEAREDLRHLLELLDTLTDNGKDITNFEEKIGKFMLLWIPAITEANLLSPYLDMLVNLIKFNAAHLDKDILVGIVQNACDLSCSVTVNEIGLQCLTILEMVIGYTIFPSEPLPQCITTLCRTVNYAPYCPSSFKIMKNLLGTQLGYHSMKMMCSILNDPALYDDAHLLRGAVFHLNMNIFGSNIIFQVSPMTYATNVLTAFLRALDSRQVIVTFEVILSVRMVINKRQLSEIIWDRICDIMSSIVSNIEYYEATNINKDRLHHLQINFHENIDCIEKLLQTDRSQILGNVERIYDLIERVADRRPEASVLALIEYRSRRVTATRPEWLQVLAQFVRRYYRMSNVSVRIKTIEALVRIMDQNRACYEEEILSRVVLVHLSQIHQEPSVQVRVAVARALSNFATHCDTKRCMDILDILEALINRPFEHTRHGSSGDASFTDVAVGLVSNESEIADIIAAVDGLVKVFAIKLHRLPAVHALKIFNILMDHLELHYDRPKIFEHTSVVRHKIFAWLLKARANGSFHIGYPEGSNEVVKFSHYLGIDSPLLPQPHTTAISIRRMCKLIVRCLEHDTDYQVFQLVIRELPKVLQNKALVQGNDIEELANSLLKINLVSNNKFKRPSDEFHALVLPAVASLVIYHESLQPQQHYGIITALNSRVLTGIASVCINTMTILILEMPEALMRKLPDVLLQMSKMSDTNALATPVLEFLSLLIHLSKHLFANFTLMHNMYVFAITLPYTKPHRYDHYTVSLAHHVIAGWFLKCKLELRKNCVSYIKSSIQSNAKMLSSDIVNLNSLNEDSSNRKRSTSLTERGSRNNANAWNDLEMRPQMNNGLRNFHDELAETCFDFLARHTYSPCPSMPKRLPAAEFLLKDGVSQTWLVGHNLVTITTSGCPSAPTRSGLCERCAQLGKAPSISLNSKSLSDAAAPLSPERERRYTKVSLQHSSGNDSAGSTELTSSSSSNSAATGGHPHRQISNSSTASLDALSRRGSNPEALGSGLGEGPHTGSNTSLLGNSLSQSSVSMSPSSGSVVQQPVCVRACTGWAEILIRRPTGNISWITRIQNPITNDCFGQDLPFNNVVSLFLPTAHGGVFGPDNAIQVPPHPLADPEPEPEASANPAAAPQASALRSRMVAKARALQRQEEIHSVGGGNGNGNGNGNGNGNGSGNGGGNGNGIATSSGAAAAIPIPRVSAGKRGKEAALCGSVSDGEADDDSLAFEDAQSRARNPVRRVNSSPEMSSSWRQSFLTNKPMPLSQEPVKATAEEPQSMLTLKKKSVQYSTKDMRVSCEAIPEEIAGSTPPSQPAVLALHPEGGTLPPKQHSADDVSSHVTGCGTLQAAGSTLKLGKPPLSPGQPPLLATGRMTSFGGTSVPQPGALAKSSSSGSNGASVGVITSDYDNGNNGNGDMMRGRSKTISVVREVNNGNARPPPASSFRNFGPAKPPINAKLCMNPSFMFLQLYSTGQLGVTDEPLKVGPENNSAVTLIDLVPPFETHKIGVLYVGQGQCNNEVEILRNSHGSARYVEFLRNIGTLVSLKEAEQNNLFIMLDRNGADGKFAYIWKDDILQVTFHVATLMPTNLQDDPNCNEKKSHIGNDFVKIIYNESGEEYNLNTISGQFNYACVIVEPLELNSNRVYVKARSEISKFVCHAEHRIVSDRSAPLLARQMALHANLASLVYQSVQKKHPYASNWLERLRKLKRLRSKLLEGLNSQQKSGSASSGIGINASAIGSDMEDQRGDFIKFT, from the exons ATGAGCTCCAAGGACAAGTCCAAGTTCAAGCTCTTCCTCAAATCGCTGCCGGCAG GTTACGTGGGCGAGCGGACCTTGCGGCCGGAGTTCGAGAGGGAATTGCGGCCGGAGCAGCCGGTGGCCCAGCGCTGCAGGACGCTTAAGGAGCTGGGCGACATGCAGCTGCACAACTTCAATCTGGACGAG ACCGCCATCACCATTCTGTTCAATCTCACCAGCGATCTCATCGTGCCCAACAAGCCGGCCGAAACGCGGCAGATCGCCCTGAGCTTCTATAAGCGGCTCATTCACACACAGTACAAGAACCTGACCATCATGCGGGAGAAGTTCTTCCTGGTCATCCAGAACCACGAGGCACGCGAGGATCTGCGCCACCTGCTCGAGCTGCTCGACACACTCACCGACAACGGGAAGGACATCACCAACTTCGAGGAGAAA ATTGGCAAGTTTATGCTGCTCTGGATCCCAGCTATCACGGAGGCCAATCTGCTCAGCCCCTATCTTGACATGCTGGTCAACCTGATCAAGTTCAATGCCGCCCATCTGGACAAGGACATCTTGGTCGGCATCGTGCA GAACGCCTGCGACCTGAGCTGCAGCGTCACCGTCAACGAAATCGGACTGCAGTGCCTGACAATTCTCGAGATGGTCATCGGGTACACCATCTTCCCCAGCGAGCCGCTGCCGCAGTGCATCACCACCCTGTGCCGGACTGTTAATTATGCCCCCTATTGCCCGTCCTCGTTCAAG ATAATGAAGAACCTGTTGGGCACCCAGCTGGGTTACCATTCCATGAAGATGATGTGCAGCATCCTCAATGACCCGGCTCTCTACGATGACGCGCACCTGTTGCGTGGCGCTGTGTTCCACCTGAACATGAACATCTTCGGATCCAACATTATATTCCAGGTTTCACCCATGACCTATGCAACGAATGTGCTGACAGCCTTCCTGCGG GCACTGGACAGTCGTCAGGTGATCGTTACCTTCGAGGTGATACTCAGCGTTCGCATGGTGATCAACAAGCGGCAGCTTTCGGAGATCATTTGGGACCGCATCTGCGACATAATGTCCTCCATCGTTAGCAACATCGAGTACTACGAGGCGACGAACATAAACAAGGATCGCCTGCACCACCTGCAGATCAATTTCCACGAGAACATCGACTGCATCGAGAAGCTGCTGCAGACGGACAGGTCCCAGATTCTGGGCAATGTCGAGCGTATCTACGATCTCATCGAGCGAGTGGCGGATCGTCGGCCGGAGGCCTCCGTGCTCGCCCTCATCGAGTACCGATCCCGCCGAGTGACGGCCACGCGGCCCGAGTGGCTCCAGGTCCTGGCCCAGTTCGTCCGTCGCTACTACCGCATGTCCAATGTGAGCGTGCGCATCAAGACGATTGAGGCCCTGGTGCGAATCATGGATCAGAATCGCGCCTGCTACGAGGAGGAGATCCTGAGCCGCGTAGTGCTCGTGCACCTGTCGCAGATCCACCAGGAGCCAAGTGTCCAGGTGCGCGTGGCAGTGGCCCGTGCCCTGTCCAACTTTGCCACCCACTGCGATACGAAGCGCTGCATGGACATACTGGACATACTGGAGGCGCTCATCAATCGTCCCTTCGAGCACACCCGCCATGGATCGTCTGGCGACGCCTCTTTTACCGATGTGGCAGTGGGCCTGGTCAGCAATGAGTCGGAGATCGCGGACATCATTGCCGCCGTTGATGGACTGGTCAAGGTGTTCGCCATCAAGTTGCACCGCCTGCCAGCGGTGCATGCCcttaaaatattcaacatTCTGATGGATCACCTGGAACTGCACTACGACCGACCCAAGATTTTCGAGCACACCAGCGTTGTGCGCCATAAA ATATTTGCCTGGTTGCTGAAGGCCAGAGCTAATGGCTCGTTCCATATCGGCTATCCGGAGGGCAGCAACGAGGTGGTCAAGTTCAGCCACTATCTGGGCATTGATTCACCGCTGCTGCCGCAGCCCCACACCACGGCGATCTCGATTCGGCGAATGTGCAAGCTGATCGTGCGGTGTTTGGAGCACGACACCGACTACCAGGTGTTCCAGCTGGTCATCAGGGAGCTGCCCAAGGTGCTGCAGAACAAGGCGCTCGTCCAGGGCAACGACATCGAGGAGCTGGCCAACTCGCTGCTCAAGATCAACTTGgtcagcaacaacaagttcAAGCGGCCCTCTGACGAGTTCCACGCCCTCGTGCTGCCGGCCGTCGCTTCGCTGGTCATCTACCACGAAAGCctgcagccgcagcagcactACGGCATTATCACGGCCCTGAACTCCAGGGTGCTCACTGGCATTGCCAGCGTCTGCATCAACACCATGACCATTCTGATTCTGGAGATGCCGGAGGCCTTGATGCGCAAGCTGCCGGACGTCCTGCTGCAGATGAGCAAGATGTCGGACACCAATGCGCTGGCCACTCCAGTCCTCGAATTTCTGTCGT TGCTTATCCATTTGTCCAAGCATCTGTTTGCAAACTTCACGTTGATGCACAACATGTACGTGTTTGCCATCACGCTTCCGTATACAAAACCGCATCGCTACGATCACTACACAGTTTCCCTGGCCCACCACGTCATCGCCGGATGGTTCCTCAAGTGTAAGCTGGAGCTGCGCAAGAACTGCGTGTCCTATATCAAGAGC TCGATTCAGTCGAATGCCAAGATGCTGTCCAGCGATATTGTCAACCTGAACTCCCTGAACGAGGACTCGTCCAACCGGAAAAGGAGCACCAGTCTCACGGAGCGCGGCAGTCGCAACAATGCCAATGCCTGGAACGACCTGGAGATGCGGCCGCAGATGAACAACGGCCTGCGGAACTTCCACGACGAGTTGGCAGAGACCTGCTTTGACTTCCTGGCCCGCCACACATACTCGCCCTGTCCGTCGATGCCCAAACG TCTTCCTGCCGCGGAGTTTCTGCTAAAGGATGGCGTCTCGCAGACCTGGCTGGTGGGCCACAATCTGGTGACGATCACCACCTCCGGCTGCCCGTCGGCGCCCACGCGCAGCGGCCTCTGCGAGCGATGTGCCCAGCTGGGCAAGGCGCCCAGCATCAGCCTGAACTCGAAGAGCCTCAGCGATGCGGCTGCTCCACTCTCGCCGGAGCGGGAGAGGCGCTACACCAAGGTGAGCCTGCAGCACAGCAGTGGCAACGATTCGGCGGGCAGCACAGAGCtgacctcctcctcctcctcgaaCTCGGCGGCCACGGGCGGCCATCCGCACCGCCAGATCTCCAACAGCTCGACCGCCTCGCTGGACGCGTTGTCGCGCCGTGGCTCCAATCCCGAGGCATTGGGCAGTGGCCTGGGCGAGGGTCCGCACACCGGGAGCAACACCTCGCTGCTGGGCAACTCCTTGTCGCAGTCGTCCGTGAGCATGAGTCCGTCGTCGGGATCCGTGGTGCAGCAGCCGGTTTGCGTGCGCGCCTGCACTGGCTGGGCGGAGATCCTCATCCGCCGGCCCACGGGCAACATCTCGTGGATAACCCGGATTCAGAACCCCATCACCAACGATTGCTTTGGCCAGGACCTGCCGTTCAACAATGTGGTCTCCCTGTTTCTGCCCACTGCCCACGGCGGAGTGTTTGGTCCGGACAACGCCATCCAGGTGCCGCCACACCCTCTGGCCGATCCAGAACCCGAGCCGGAGGCTAGTGCCAATCCAGCTGCCGCGCCACAGGCCAGTGCTCTGCGCAGCCGGATGGTGGCCAAGGCTCGAGCCCTCCAGCGTCAGGAGGAGATTCACTCGGTTGGCGGAggcaatggaaatggaaatggaaacgggaatgggaatgggaatggcagCGGAAATGGCGGCGGAAATGGCAATGGAATTGCAACCAGCAGTGGAGCAGCCGCTGCCATACCCATTCCACGCGTTTCAGCCGGAAAGCGGGGCAAGGAGGCGGCTCTCTGCGGGAGCGTGAGTGATGGCGAGGCAGACGACGACTCGCTGGCCTTCGAGGATGCCCAGAGTCGGGCACGCAACCCCGTGCGCCGGGTGAACTCCAGCCCGGAGATGAGCTCCAGCTGGCGGCAGTCGTTCCTCACCAACAAGCCGATGCCGCTGTCCCAGGAGCCGGTGAAAGCCACCGCCGAGGAGCCGCAGTCGATGCTGACCCTGAAGAAGAAGAGTGTGCAGTACAGCACCAAGGACATGCGCGTGAGCTGCGAGGCCATTCCGGAGGAGATAGCCGGCTCCACGCCGCCCTCGCAGCCTGCTGTTTTGGCCCTGCATCCGGAAGGTGGCACCCTGCCGCCCAAACAGCACTCGGCGGACGATGTGAGCAGCCATGTGACTGGCTGCGGCACCCTGCAGGCAGCCGGATCCACCCTCAAGCTGGGCAAACCGCCGCTCTCGCCGGGGCAACCGCCCTTGCTGGCAACGGGCAGGATGACCAGCTTTGGCGGCACCTCTGTCCCGCAGCCCGGTGCACTGGCCAAGTCCAGCAGCAGCGGGAGTAATGGCGCCAGTGTGGGAGTGATCACCTCGGACTacgacaacggcaacaacggcaacggcgACATGATGCGCGGCCGCTCGAAAACCATTTCGGTGGTGCGGGAGGTGAACAACGGCAATGCACGTCCGCCGCCGGCCAGCAGTTTCCGGAACTTTGGGCCCGCCAAGCCGCCCATAAACGCCAAGCTGTGCATGAACCCCAGCTTCATGTTCCTGCAGCTCTACAGCACCGGCCAGCTGGGCGTGACAGATGAGCCGCTGAAGGTGGGACCGGAGAACAACAGCGCCGTCACCTTAATTGACCTGGTGCCGCCGTTCGAGACGCACAAGATCGGCGTTCTGTACGTGGGCCAGGGGCAGTGCAACAACGAGGTGGAGATCCTGCGCAATTCGCACGGCAGTGCTCGGTACGTGGAGTTCCTCCGCAATATCGGCACCCTGGTCAGCCTGAAGGAAGCGGAGCAGAACAACCTGTTCATCATGCTGGACAGGAACGGGGCCGATGGCAAGTTCGCCTATATCTGGAAGGACGACATACTGCAG GTAACCTTCCATGTGGCCACGCTGATGCCCACCAATCTGCAGGATGATCCCAACTGCAACGAGAAGAAGAGCCAC